One genomic window of Bacillus mycoides includes the following:
- a CDS encoding ReoY family proteolytic degradation factor, translating to MNTPVSVNEKKDFVKWFLNNYQLKQRECVWILNYLMSHDQLMHKVHFVEHAKYCPRGLVMSANCVKDTPFHFFKQNVMTTDAEKSFHDIRLNRDEDIYIQLNFKSSFQNANYVAVLEENPYLPKHIEVNEKDRLLAERFLEESVFSFRRERLLKQIDEALDKQDKEAFHRLTAELKIL from the coding sequence ATGAATACCCCTGTTTCTGTAAACGAGAAGAAGGATTTTGTAAAATGGTTTTTGAATAATTACCAACTGAAACAGCGTGAATGTGTATGGATTTTGAATTATTTAATGAGTCACGATCAATTAATGCATAAAGTCCACTTCGTAGAACATGCAAAATATTGTCCGCGTGGCTTAGTAATGTCAGCGAATTGTGTGAAAGACACACCGTTTCACTTTTTTAAACAAAATGTAATGACAACAGATGCAGAAAAGTCGTTTCATGATATTCGTTTGAATCGAGATGAGGATATTTATATTCAGCTTAATTTTAAATCATCGTTCCAAAATGCAAACTATGTAGCTGTATTAGAAGAAAATCCATATTTGCCAAAGCATATTGAAGTGAATGAAAAAGATCGATTGCTTGCAGAACGATTTTTAGAAGAAAGTGTATTCTCATTTAGAAGAGAGCGTCTTTTGAAACAAATTGATGAAGCTTTGGATAAGCAAGATAAGGAAGCATTTCATAGGTTAACAGCAGAGTTGAAAATTTTATAG
- the hepT gene encoding heptaprenyl diphosphate synthase component II — MKLQLMYSFLRSDINVIEKELKKTVASEQPLVEEAALQLIEAGGKRIRPVFVLLAGKFGDYKLDAIKHVAVALELIHMASLVHDDVIDAAFLRRGSATVNAKWGDRIAMYTGDYLFAKSLECITNIEIPDAHQALSHTILEVCKGEIEQIKDKYNYDQNLRTYLRRIKRKTALLIAASCQLGAIAAGANRDTVNRLFWYGYFVGMSYQIIDDILDFVSTEEKLGKPAGGDLLQGNITLPVLYAMEDPVLRQKITSVHENTTASEMKEIIDDIKVSEAIDKAFSFSERYLHKALEIIKPLPRGQAKYALQNVAKYIGKRKF; from the coding sequence ATGAAGTTACAACTTATGTACTCTTTTTTACGATCGGATATTAATGTTATAGAAAAAGAATTGAAGAAGACAGTTGCTTCTGAGCAGCCGTTAGTAGAAGAAGCGGCATTACAGCTTATTGAAGCAGGTGGGAAGCGGATTCGCCCTGTTTTTGTTTTGCTTGCAGGGAAATTTGGGGATTATAAGTTAGATGCAATTAAGCATGTTGCGGTTGCATTAGAACTTATTCATATGGCTTCGCTTGTTCACGATGATGTCATTGATGCTGCGTTTTTACGACGCGGTAGCGCAACAGTGAATGCGAAATGGGGAGATCGTATTGCAATGTATACAGGAGACTACTTGTTTGCGAAGTCTCTTGAATGTATAACAAATATAGAAATTCCAGATGCGCATCAAGCGTTGTCTCATACAATTTTAGAAGTTTGTAAAGGTGAAATCGAACAAATTAAAGATAAGTATAACTATGATCAAAATTTAAGAACGTATTTAAGAAGGATAAAACGAAAAACAGCATTGTTAATCGCCGCGAGTTGTCAGTTGGGAGCGATTGCTGCTGGTGCTAATCGTGATACTGTAAATCGTCTATTTTGGTATGGATATTTTGTTGGTATGTCTTATCAAATTATTGATGATATTTTAGATTTCGTATCGACAGAAGAGAAGCTTGGAAAGCCTGCTGGTGGTGATTTATTACAAGGTAACATTACATTACCTGTTTTGTATGCCATGGAAGATCCAGTTCTTCGTCAGAAAATTACATCTGTGCATGAAAATACAACAGCAAGTGAAATGAAAGAAATTATTGATGATATTAAAGTGAGCGAAGCTATTGATAAAGCATTTTCGTTTAGTGAACGTTATTTACATAAAGCATTAGAAATAATAAAACCACTCCCTCGTGGACAGGCGAAGTATGCGTTGCAAAATGTTGCAAAGTATATTGGAAAACGAAAATTTTAG
- the aroB gene encoding 3-dehydroquinate synthase, with translation MENIHIQTKSKEYDVHVGREALLHLTTLIQKMNPAVSNIMIISDEAVASLHLQTVVDALQVEQKVFSFVVPSGEKEKSFENFYEAHTSALENKLDRNSLIIALGGGMIGDLAGFVAASFMRGIRFVQVPTTLLAHDSAVGGKVAINHPLGKNMIGAFHQPEAVVYHTPFLHSLPEKEWRSGYAEVIKHALIGDVELYHWLKEEVQTLTDLRDEKLIHILTKAIPVKANIVSQDETEKGVRAHLNFGHTLGHALEKELGYGNITHGDGVAVGMLFAMFLSEQVYKIDLSYEEMKQWFLKYGYPKMPSDLNVERLVQLMKQDKKANAGTIHMVLMQEYGGVNVVSISDETVHIALEAFQKDMV, from the coding sequence ATGGAGAACATACATATTCAAACGAAATCAAAAGAATATGATGTACATGTTGGAAGGGAGGCGTTGTTACATTTAACAACGCTTATTCAAAAAATGAATCCTGCTGTATCTAACATAATGATTATTTCTGATGAAGCTGTTGCATCACTGCATTTACAGACAGTTGTTGATGCATTGCAAGTAGAGCAAAAAGTATTTTCGTTTGTTGTACCGAGTGGCGAAAAAGAGAAGTCTTTTGAAAATTTCTATGAGGCTCACACTTCGGCTCTTGAAAATAAATTAGATAGAAATTCTTTAATCATCGCACTTGGAGGCGGAATGATTGGAGATTTGGCTGGATTTGTTGCGGCGTCGTTTATGCGTGGTATTCGCTTTGTCCAAGTTCCAACGACTTTATTAGCTCACGATAGCGCAGTAGGCGGGAAAGTAGCAATTAACCATCCACTAGGAAAAAATATGATTGGAGCGTTTCATCAGCCAGAAGCTGTTGTATATCATACGCCATTTTTACATTCACTTCCTGAAAAAGAGTGGCGATCAGGTTATGCAGAAGTGATAAAGCATGCTCTTATTGGTGATGTAGAGCTATATCATTGGTTAAAAGAAGAAGTGCAAACGTTAACGGATCTTCGTGATGAAAAGTTAATTCATATATTAACGAAGGCGATTCCTGTGAAAGCGAATATTGTGTCGCAAGACGAAACAGAAAAAGGTGTACGTGCCCATTTAAATTTTGGGCATACGTTAGGACATGCTCTTGAAAAAGAGTTAGGATATGGAAATATTACTCACGGTGATGGAGTAGCGGTTGGTATGCTATTTGCCATGTTTTTAAGTGAGCAAGTGTACAAAATTGATCTTTCTTATGAAGAAATGAAGCAGTGGTTCTTGAAATACGGTTATCCAAAAATGCCAAGTGACTTGAATGTAGAACGTCTCGTTCAGTTGATGAAACAAGATAAAAAAGCAAATGCTGGAACAATTCATATGGTGCTTATGCAGGAATATGGGGGAGTGAATGTCGTATCTATTTCAGATGAGACTGTTCATATTGCGTTAGAAGCATTTCAAAAGGATATGGTCTAA
- the folE gene encoding GTP cyclohydrolase I FolE: protein MAKVNLEQIEHAVRLILEAIGDDPNREGVLDTPKRVAKMYAEVFSGMHEDPKEHLHKVFGEDHEELVLVKDIPFYSMCEHHLVPFYGVAHVAYIPQGGKVTGLSKLARTVDTIARRPQLQERITSTVANSIMEVLEPHGVMVVVEAEHMCMTMRGVKKPGAKTITTAVRGVLENDAAARSEILSFIKTK, encoded by the coding sequence ATGGCAAAAGTTAATTTAGAACAAATTGAACATGCAGTACGTCTTATTTTAGAGGCAATCGGAGATGACCCAAATCGCGAGGGAGTACTTGATACACCGAAACGTGTTGCGAAAATGTACGCAGAAGTATTCTCAGGGATGCATGAGGATCCGAAAGAGCATTTACACAAAGTATTTGGAGAAGACCACGAAGAGCTTGTATTAGTAAAAGATATACCATTCTATTCGATGTGTGAGCATCATCTTGTTCCGTTTTATGGAGTTGCTCACGTTGCATATATTCCGCAAGGTGGAAAAGTAACAGGGCTAAGTAAATTAGCCCGTACTGTAGACACAATTGCGCGTCGTCCGCAACTACAGGAACGAATTACATCAACAGTAGCTAACTCTATTATGGAAGTACTAGAGCCGCATGGTGTAATGGTAGTAGTAGAAGCAGAGCATATGTGTATGACGATGCGTGGTGTGAAAAAGCCTGGTGCGAAAACAATAACGACTGCGGTGCGCGGCGTGTTAGAAAATGATGCAGCAGCACGTAGTGAAATTTTATCGTTTATTAAGACGAAGTAA
- a CDS encoding tetratricopeptide repeat protein: MQKFEQAVSYIENGEAEKGLQLLKEQLRVANDEEKYDIARYYHTLGFMDEALAIIDDLRLLYPEESEFTLFLAELYIDLDKEDEAIEVLHDIPENDDLYVQSLLLVADLFQMQGFDDVAEQKLLKAKEMMPDEPVITFGLAELYSSKGEEKKAITYYESLLAEHKVMGGVVIALRLAETLSAIGNWEEAISYYEAGLEEQKDIHSLFGYAFTLYQGEEYQRAIGAWQELKELDPEYASLYMYLAKSYEKEGMLQESYETLQEGIKVDELSVPFYVELANIAAKLGKIAEAEEVLQKALELDPGHLGATLKYAYILKEQEKYEELIAVVERTIDSGEPDTQLLWDLAFAKKQLEMYSDALKHYESAYTSFKNHPDFLEEYGYFLLEEGMRKEAKEVFTQLIQLDPTQIHIEELLYNLEDFS, encoded by the coding sequence ATGCAAAAGTTTGAACAAGCTGTTTCTTATATTGAAAACGGTGAAGCAGAAAAAGGATTACAATTATTAAAAGAACAACTACGAGTTGCTAATGATGAAGAGAAGTATGATATCGCTCGTTACTATCATACACTTGGGTTTATGGATGAGGCGTTAGCAATTATTGATGATTTACGCTTGTTATATCCAGAAGAAAGTGAATTTACATTATTTTTAGCAGAATTATATATTGATTTAGATAAAGAAGATGAAGCGATTGAAGTGCTTCATGATATTCCAGAAAATGATGATCTATATGTTCAATCGCTATTACTTGTTGCAGATTTATTCCAAATGCAAGGTTTTGATGATGTAGCAGAACAAAAACTATTAAAGGCAAAAGAAATGATGCCAGACGAACCTGTTATTACGTTTGGATTAGCAGAATTATATAGTAGTAAAGGTGAAGAGAAAAAGGCGATCACTTATTATGAATCGTTACTAGCAGAACATAAAGTTATGGGCGGTGTTGTCATTGCGCTTCGTCTAGCAGAAACTTTAAGTGCTATTGGAAACTGGGAAGAGGCAATCTCTTACTATGAGGCGGGGTTAGAAGAGCAAAAAGATATTCACTCACTATTTGGATATGCCTTCACATTATACCAAGGGGAAGAATATCAAAGAGCAATTGGTGCTTGGCAAGAATTAAAAGAATTAGATCCTGAGTACGCATCGTTATACATGTATTTAGCGAAAAGCTATGAAAAAGAAGGCATGCTTCAAGAAAGCTATGAAACACTTCAAGAAGGAATTAAAGTAGATGAGCTTTCTGTTCCTTTCTATGTAGAATTAGCGAATATTGCGGCGAAATTAGGTAAAATAGCGGAGGCAGAAGAAGTGCTTCAAAAAGCGCTGGAGCTAGATCCGGGACATTTAGGTGCGACATTAAAATATGCGTATATCTTAAAAGAACAAGAGAAATACGAAGAGCTAATTGCAGTTGTAGAGCGTACAATTGACAGTGGAGAACCAGATACACAACTACTTTGGGATCTTGCATTTGCAAAAAAACAATTAGAAATGTATTCGGATGCATTAAAACACTATGAAAGTGCATATACTTCTTTTAAGAATCATCCAGATTTCTTGGAAGAGTACGGTTATTTCTTATTAGAAGAAGGAATGCGAAAAGAGGCGAAAGAAGTATTTACGCAGTTAATACAACTAGACCCGACACAAATTCATATTGAAGAATTGTTATATAATTTAGAGGATTTTTCGTAA
- the aroC gene encoding chorismate synthase, which translates to MRYITAGESHGPQLTTILEGVPAGLSLVANDINEELARRQKGYGRGRRMQIEKDQVQIVSGVRHGKTMGSPIALVVENRDFTHWTKVMGAEPLTEQEEKEMKRQVTKPRPGHADLNGAIKYGHRDMRNVLERSSARETTVRVAAGAVAKKILAELGIQVAGHVVEIGGVQVENIKYNSIAELQSTTEASPVRCLDEKAGKKMMQAIDDAKANGDSIGGIVEVVVEGMPIGVGSYVHYDRKLDAKLAAAIMSINAFKGVEIGIGFEAAHRPGSEVHDEILWDEVQGYRRKTNNAGGLEGGMTTGMPVVVRGVMKPIPTLYKPLQSIDIGTKEPFTASIERSDSCAVPAASVVAEAVVAWELATVLIEQFGLDRIDLIRENIEKHNEYARGF; encoded by the coding sequence ATGCGATATATTACAGCTGGTGAATCCCACGGTCCGCAACTTACGACAATTTTAGAAGGTGTTCCGGCAGGATTATCTTTAGTAGCGAATGATATAAATGAAGAATTAGCTAGAAGACAAAAAGGATATGGACGCGGTAGACGCATGCAAATTGAGAAAGACCAAGTGCAAATTGTAAGTGGTGTTAGGCATGGGAAGACGATGGGGTCCCCGATTGCACTTGTTGTTGAAAATCGTGATTTTACACATTGGACAAAGGTTATGGGTGCAGAGCCGTTAACTGAGCAGGAAGAGAAAGAAATGAAAAGGCAAGTTACGAAACCTAGACCTGGACACGCAGATTTAAATGGTGCGATTAAATATGGTCATAGAGATATGAGGAATGTATTAGAGCGTTCTTCCGCACGTGAAACGACAGTTCGTGTTGCAGCTGGTGCAGTTGCAAAAAAAATATTAGCGGAATTAGGTATACAAGTAGCGGGACATGTTGTCGAGATTGGTGGTGTCCAGGTAGAAAATATTAAATATAACTCTATTGCGGAATTACAAAGTACTACAGAAGCATCTCCTGTACGTTGTTTAGATGAAAAGGCCGGTAAAAAGATGATGCAAGCAATTGATGATGCGAAGGCAAATGGTGATTCTATCGGCGGTATTGTTGAAGTAGTTGTAGAAGGAATGCCAATCGGAGTAGGTAGCTATGTACATTATGATAGAAAATTAGATGCAAAATTAGCAGCGGCAATTATGAGTATTAACGCTTTTAAAGGTGTTGAAATTGGAATTGGTTTTGAAGCAGCACATAGACCCGGAAGTGAAGTACATGATGAAATCCTTTGGGATGAAGTGCAAGGGTATAGAAGAAAAACGAACAATGCAGGTGGATTAGAAGGTGGCATGACAACTGGTATGCCGGTTGTTGTGCGCGGTGTTATGAAACCGATACCGACATTGTATAAACCGCTTCAAAGTATTGATATTGGTACGAAAGAACCTTTTACAGCGAGTATTGAACGTTCAGATAGTTGTGCAGTACCGGCAGCTAGCGTTGTGGCTGAAGCTGTTGTCGCTTGGGAGCTCGCGACAGTTTTAATTGAACAATTTGGATTGGATCGTATCGATCTTATACGTGAAAATATTGAGAAACATAATGAATATGCGAGGGGATTTTAA
- the hisC gene encoding histidinol-phosphate transaminase: protein MRVKEQLLTLRAYVPGKNIEEVKREYGLSKIVKLASNENPFGCSARVTEALTSLANQYALYPDGAAFELREKVAEHLSVKAEQLLFGSGLDEVIQMISRALLHNGTNVVMANPTFSQYYHHAVIEGAEVREVPLENGIHNLDAMLQQVDEKTKIVWICNPNNPTGTYVEKQKLLSFLESVPKSALVIMDEAYYEYAGAEDYPQTLPLLEKYENLMVLRTFSKAYGLAAFRIGYAIGDAKLIGQLEVARLPFNTSTIAQAVALAAIEDQQFLQECVKKNAEGLNQYYAFCKEYNVFYYPSQTNFIFLKLGIPGNEAFERLMKKGYIVRSGAAFGMHDGIRITVGLKEENDEIIELLTELVKEQVKKEETYS, encoded by the coding sequence GTGAGAGTAAAAGAGCAATTGTTAACTTTGAGAGCATATGTACCTGGGAAAAATATTGAAGAAGTAAAAAGAGAATATGGATTGTCAAAAATTGTGAAGTTAGCATCGAATGAAAATCCGTTTGGCTGCTCTGCGCGCGTGACAGAAGCATTAACTTCGTTAGCCAATCAATATGCACTCTACCCGGACGGGGCGGCTTTTGAGCTTCGTGAGAAAGTAGCAGAGCATTTAAGTGTAAAAGCGGAACAACTTTTATTTGGTAGCGGGTTAGATGAAGTCATTCAAATGATTAGTCGCGCTTTGCTACATAACGGAACAAATGTTGTAATGGCGAATCCTACGTTCTCACAATATTATCATCATGCTGTTATTGAAGGAGCGGAAGTTCGGGAAGTACCACTTGAAAATGGTATTCACAATTTAGATGCAATGTTACAGCAAGTAGATGAGAAAACGAAGATTGTATGGATTTGTAATCCAAATAATCCGACAGGTACATATGTAGAAAAACAAAAATTACTTTCATTTTTAGAATCAGTTCCAAAGTCAGCGCTCGTTATTATGGACGAAGCATATTATGAATATGCTGGGGCAGAAGATTATCCGCAAACATTACCCCTTCTTGAAAAGTACGAAAATCTTATGGTGCTACGCACATTCTCAAAAGCATATGGATTAGCTGCTTTTCGTATTGGATATGCGATTGGGGATGCAAAGCTTATTGGGCAGCTAGAGGTAGCAAGACTACCATTTAACACATCAACTATCGCCCAAGCGGTAGCATTAGCGGCAATAGAGGATCAACAGTTTTTACAAGAGTGTGTGAAGAAAAATGCCGAAGGATTAAATCAATATTATGCATTTTGTAAGGAATATAACGTATTCTACTATCCATCTCAAACGAATTTCATTTTCTTGAAACTCGGTATACCTGGTAATGAAGCTTTCGAACGATTAATGAAAAAAGGATATATCGTTCGTTCTGGTGCAGCATTTGGTATGCATGATGGTATTCGTATTACTGTTGGATTAAAAGAAGAAAATGATGAGATTATTGAATTACTTACGGAACTTGTAAAAGAACAAGTGAAGAAAGAAGAAACGTATTCTTAA
- a CDS encoding HU family DNA-binding protein — protein sequence MNKTDLINAVAEASSLSKKDATKAVDAVFDSILEALKQGDKVQLIGFGNFEVRERAARKGRNPQTGEEIEIAASKVPAFKPGKALKDAVK from the coding sequence ATGAACAAGACAGATTTAATCAATGCTGTTGCAGAAGCAAGTTCCCTTTCTAAAAAGGACGCAACAAAAGCAGTGGACGCTGTTTTTGATTCTATCTTAGAAGCTTTAAAACAAGGTGATAAAGTACAACTAATCGGATTCGGTAACTTCGAAGTTCGTGAGCGTGCGGCTCGTAAAGGTCGTAACCCACAAACAGGTGAGGAGATTGAAATCGCTGCAAGTAAAGTACCTGCATTCAAACCTGGTAAAGCGTTAAAAGATGCGGTTAAATAA
- a CDS encoding heptaprenyl diphosphate synthase component 1, with translation MCDIYGGYAGIKEKLMEKLRHPYFINYIEEPFIDEEKIALLYGALKSANIHKEQIDHYVVTIMLVQIALDTHEKVSNKANEETSGFHKRRQLTVLAGDYYSGLYYYLLSMNCDIILIRALAEGIKEINEHKIMLYQKAHVAIQDIMESVVIIESALLQKTCDHFHLSNWKPYITYVLGKNRLQKECQLYADKQNSPVFQAVQKISLDDDKNLETVINEWLMEMRKQEENFLENHTEVNEIISMLRDKSRT, from the coding sequence GTGTGTGACATCTACGGAGGGTATGCGGGTATTAAAGAGAAATTGATGGAGAAATTACGCCATCCTTATTTTATAAACTATATTGAAGAACCATTTATTGATGAAGAAAAAATAGCGCTGTTATACGGTGCATTAAAAAGTGCAAATATACATAAAGAACAAATTGATCATTATGTAGTAACGATTATGCTTGTACAAATTGCTCTTGATACACATGAAAAAGTATCAAATAAAGCAAACGAAGAGACGAGTGGATTCCATAAGCGTCGTCAATTGACAGTTCTTGCAGGGGATTATTATAGTGGTCTATACTATTACTTATTGTCAATGAATTGTGATATTATCTTAATTCGTGCACTTGCTGAAGGAATTAAGGAGATTAATGAACATAAAATTATGCTATATCAAAAAGCACATGTGGCGATTCAAGACATAATGGAAAGTGTAGTAATAATTGAATCTGCGCTTTTGCAAAAAACATGTGATCATTTTCATTTATCTAATTGGAAACCATATATAACTTATGTGTTAGGAAAAAATCGTCTTCAAAAAGAGTGTCAATTGTATGCGGATAAACAAAATTCACCTGTTTTTCAAGCGGTCCAAAAAATCTCATTGGATGACGATAAAAATCTAGAAACAGTTATTAATGAATGGCTTATGGAAATGAGAAAGCAGGAAGAAAATTTTTTAGAGAATCATACAGAAGTTAATGAGATAATTTCTATGTTAAGAGATAAATCAAGGACATAA
- the aroA gene encoding 3-phosphoshikimate 1-carboxyvinyltransferase has product MKLVGRKNSLNGKIVVPGDKSISHRSVMFGAIAEGTTKVSNFLLGEDCLSTIACFQKLGVQIEQSGNDVTIYGKGLANLQEPKEVLDVGNSGTTIRLMLGILANTPFHSTIIGDASIGKRPMKRVTDPLSKMNAQIDGRENGQYTPLSIRGGKVKGMHYHSPVASAQVKSAVLLAGLQGEGVTTVTEPMQSRDHTERMLRAFGCTVDVNGRTVSLQGGQQLKGADIEVPGDVSSAAFFLVAGAIVQNSKLVLENVGLNPTRTGILDVLTKMGALISINHIRNEEFEPCGDITIETSKLKGIEIGGTLIPRLIDEIPVIALLATQAEGITVIKNAEELKVKETNRIDTVVDELGKLGAKIESTPDGMIIYGKQSLKGNTVNSHGDHRIGMMLAIASCIIDGEVKIENSDAVAVSYPKFFEQLAAL; this is encoded by the coding sequence TTGAAACTAGTAGGACGAAAAAATAGTTTGAATGGGAAAATTGTTGTTCCAGGAGATAAATCTATTTCACATCGCTCTGTTATGTTTGGAGCGATAGCGGAAGGGACGACGAAAGTATCAAATTTTTTATTAGGAGAAGATTGTTTAAGTACAATTGCATGTTTTCAAAAACTAGGTGTCCAGATTGAACAGAGTGGGAACGATGTCACGATTTATGGTAAAGGATTAGCAAATTTGCAAGAACCGAAAGAAGTATTGGATGTGGGAAATTCAGGGACGACTATTCGTCTGATGCTTGGAATTTTAGCAAATACGCCGTTCCATAGTACGATAATTGGGGATGCATCAATTGGAAAACGTCCTATGAAACGTGTTACAGACCCGCTTAGTAAGATGAATGCTCAAATTGATGGTAGAGAAAACGGACAATATACACCTTTATCTATTCGCGGTGGTAAGGTAAAAGGTATGCATTATCATTCACCAGTAGCGAGTGCACAAGTGAAGTCAGCAGTTTTACTTGCGGGTTTGCAAGGGGAAGGCGTAACTACAGTAACAGAGCCTATGCAATCTCGTGATCATACGGAAAGAATGTTACGTGCATTTGGTTGTACCGTAGATGTTAATGGACGTACCGTTTCATTACAAGGCGGACAACAACTTAAAGGTGCAGACATAGAAGTTCCAGGAGATGTTTCTTCGGCCGCATTTTTCTTAGTAGCTGGTGCAATTGTCCAAAATAGTAAGCTTGTATTGGAAAACGTTGGTTTAAATCCGACGAGAACAGGGATTTTAGATGTATTAACAAAGATGGGTGCACTTATTTCTATCAATCATATTAGAAATGAAGAGTTTGAGCCGTGCGGAGATATTACGATTGAAACATCTAAACTAAAAGGAATAGAAATTGGTGGAACTCTTATTCCAAGATTAATTGATGAAATTCCTGTAATTGCTTTATTGGCAACGCAGGCAGAAGGAATTACTGTTATTAAAAACGCTGAGGAGTTAAAAGTAAAAGAAACAAACCGTATCGATACGGTTGTAGATGAATTAGGCAAATTAGGCGCGAAGATTGAATCTACACCAGATGGTATGATTATATATGGTAAACAAAGTTTAAAAGGAAATACTGTTAATAGTCACGGCGATCATCGTATTGGGATGATGCTTGCAATCGCATCGTGTATTATAGATGGAGAAGTGAAAATAGAGAATAGTGATGCGGTCGCTGTATCGTATCCGAAATTTTTCGAACAATTAGCTGCGCTATAA
- the ndk gene encoding nucleoside-diphosphate kinase has protein sequence MEKTFLMVKPDGVQRAFIGEIVARFEKKGFQLVGAKLMQVTPEIAEQHYGEHKERPFFGELVDFITSGPVFAMVWQGENVVDTARNMMGKTRPHEADMGTIRGDFGVTVAKNIIHGSDSLESAEREIAIFFKEEELVDYSKLMNQWIY, from the coding sequence ATGGAAAAAACATTTCTAATGGTAAAACCAGACGGTGTACAACGTGCCTTCATTGGGGAAATCGTAGCTCGTTTTGAGAAAAAGGGCTTTCAATTAGTTGGTGCAAAATTAATGCAAGTTACTCCGGAAATTGCTGAACAACACTACGGTGAGCATAAAGAAAGACCTTTCTTTGGTGAATTAGTAGACTTTATTACATCTGGCCCTGTATTCGCAATGGTATGGCAAGGTGAAAATGTAGTAGATACAGCACGCAATATGATGGGTAAAACACGCCCGCATGAAGCTGATATGGGAACAATTCGCGGAGATTTCGGTGTAACTGTTGCGAAAAACATTATCCACGGTTCGGATTCTTTAGAAAGTGCAGAGCGCGAGATTGCTATTTTCTTTAAGGAAGAAGAATTAGTAGACTACTCAAAATTAATGAATCAATGGATTTACTAA
- the menG gene encoding 2-heptaprenyl-1,4-naphthoquinone methyltransferase, with amino-acid sequence MQQSKEERVHDVFEKISDKYDVMNSVISFQRHKAWRKETMRIMDVKPGSKALDVCCGTADWTIALAGAVGEDGKVYGLDFSENMLAVGKQKVEALELKQVELMHGNAMELPYEDNTFDYVTIGFGLRNVPDYMQVLKEMTRVVKPGGKVICLETSQPTMIGFRQGYVLYFKYIMPLFGKMFAKSYKEYSWLQESASTFPGMKELANMFEEAGLKNVQVKPFTFGVAAMHLGIKPESK; translated from the coding sequence ATGCAACAATCAAAAGAAGAAAGAGTACATGACGTATTTGAGAAAATTTCTGATAAATACGATGTGATGAATTCTGTAATTAGTTTTCAAAGGCATAAGGCATGGCGTAAAGAAACGATGCGAATTATGGATGTGAAACCTGGGAGTAAGGCACTTGATGTATGCTGCGGGACGGCAGATTGGACAATTGCACTAGCGGGAGCTGTAGGGGAAGATGGGAAGGTTTACGGTTTAGACTTTAGCGAAAATATGCTAGCTGTCGGTAAACAAAAGGTAGAAGCTTTAGAATTAAAGCAAGTAGAACTTATGCATGGAAATGCAATGGAACTTCCTTATGAAGATAATACATTTGATTATGTAACGATTGGTTTTGGGTTACGTAACGTTCCGGATTACATGCAAGTATTAAAAGAAATGACGCGTGTAGTAAAGCCTGGTGGAAAAGTAATTTGCCTGGAAACATCCCAACCAACGATGATAGGTTTTCGTCAAGGATATGTCTTATACTTTAAATATATCATGCCGTTATTTGGAAAGATGTTTGCGAAAAGTTATAAAGAATATTCATGGCTTCAGGAATCTGCTAGTACATTCCCAGGGATGAAAGAGTTAGCAAATATGTTTGAAGAAGCTGGGCTTAAGAATGTGCAAGTGAAACCATTTACTTTTGGTGTAGCAGCTATGCATTTAGGTATTAAACCAGAATCAAAATAG